One window from the genome of Pseudomonadota bacterium encodes:
- a CDS encoding ABC transporter substrate-binding protein codes for MSSAANGTMSPPPRALVLGGVALALVVLMAAVAELADRPVLLPGGQLGDTTVEDLAGPNAFPKAVVDPAGRRVVLDRPPTAIASVILGGDEMLARLVAPSRVRSITYLADDPGISNVSGVYPASVLRNHGGIEEVIAAEPDLAIVAAYTNAVTAGLLLDTGIAFLRFVHFDTHDDIRRNVRTLARAVGSSARGEAWLDEMDRRIAAVQTKVADRARPRVLYYSLSGSTAGPGSLMDETITFAGGDNVIAGTGLGALPRISPETVISLQPEVILLSGWSGGVGPAAHEVLLEDPAWRDVPAVRDGRVYSLSGAWITSVSPHRVGGVEEVAKLLHPRAFEAEQATSAARVATADGAAFSFRREAEAPVRGVAEIGALDAVAGAGL; via the coding sequence ATGTCGAGCGCCGCTAACGGGACGATGTCGCCGCCGCCGCGCGCCTTGGTGCTTGGCGGCGTGGCGCTCGCGCTCGTCGTGCTGATGGCAGCGGTCGCGGAGCTGGCGGACCGTCCCGTGCTGCTACCCGGTGGCCAACTGGGCGACACAACAGTGGAGGACCTTGCGGGCCCGAACGCCTTTCCGAAGGCGGTCGTCGATCCTGCGGGGCGACGGGTCGTACTCGACCGCCCGCCGACGGCCATCGCGTCGGTGATTCTCGGCGGCGACGAGATGCTCGCTCGTCTGGTGGCACCATCGCGCGTCCGCAGCATCACGTATTTGGCCGACGATCCTGGCATCAGCAACGTGAGCGGTGTGTACCCCGCCAGCGTGCTTCGCAATCACGGCGGCATCGAGGAAGTAATCGCCGCCGAGCCGGATCTTGCCATCGTTGCGGCCTACACCAATGCCGTCACGGCCGGGTTGCTGCTCGACACCGGCATTGCGTTCCTGCGCTTCGTTCACTTCGATACGCACGATGACATCCGGCGTAATGTGCGCACGCTGGCGCGCGCGGTCGGCTCATCGGCGCGCGGCGAGGCCTGGCTGGATGAGATGGACCGGCGCATCGCGGCGGTGCAGACGAAGGTGGCCGACCGGGCGCGACCGCGAGTGCTCTACTACAGCCTAAGTGGTTCGACAGCCGGTCCCGGGAGCCTAATGGACGAGACCATCACGTTTGCCGGTGGCGACAATGTCATTGCCGGCACGGGGCTCGGCGCGTTGCCGCGGATCTCTCCAGAGACGGTGATCTCCCTGCAGCCCGAGGTGATACTGCTGAGCGGCTGGTCAGGCGGTGTTGGGCCTGCGGCACACGAGGTGCTGCTCGAAGACCCAGCCTGGCGCGACGTGCCGGCGGTGCGTGACGGGCGCGTTTACAGCCTTAGCGGGGCATGGATCACATCGGTGTCTCCGCATCGGGTAGGGGGCGTTGAGGAGGTAGCGAAGCTGCTCCATCCCAGGGCATTCGAGGCGGAGCAGGCCACGTCTGCCGCGCGCGTGGCAACGGCGGATGGGGCGGCGTTCTCATTCCGGCGCGAGGCTGAGGCGCCCGTACGTGGCGTCGCCGAGATCGGGGCGCTAGACGCGGTCGCAGGAGCGGGTCTATGA
- a CDS encoding iron ABC transporter permease, translated as MSASVGQLNSGSGVLPFRLFFAFVLSLLVVVALVAVVIGPAQIGLRPTLQIVANLFTGGRLEGWLGDVLPWQTTVVWQVRLPRVIAAVLVGASLAVSGAVLQSLFRNPLASPSILGVSSGASLGAVIAIFLGLAASSVWALPLFSFVGAGLTLAVVYRIATAGGHTPMGTLLLAGIAVGAFNVAMISLVLALALQHWEVGKSIVYWTMGGLDGRGWHHVLLLLPVFLASSAAIVCYQRDLDILLVGQVHASAVGVDVSRVRRNLLLVTAALTGCAVSVAGGIGFLGLVVPHITRLLVGPHHHRLLPVSAALGALVLVGADLVIRGDASYAVVPLGVVTSAMGAPFFLFLLLRQRQLMRV; from the coding sequence ATGAGCGCATCCGTCGGCCAGCTCAACTCCGGGTCTGGCGTGCTGCCGTTCCGCCTATTCTTTGCATTCGTCCTATCGCTGCTCGTCGTCGTCGCGCTGGTTGCGGTGGTGATCGGACCGGCGCAGATCGGCCTGCGGCCTACCCTGCAGATCGTCGCGAACCTGTTCACCGGTGGGCGCCTCGAGGGGTGGCTTGGCGATGTGCTCCCGTGGCAGACGACTGTGGTGTGGCAGGTACGCCTGCCGCGAGTGATCGCCGCGGTGCTGGTGGGTGCGTCTCTAGCGGTGAGCGGCGCGGTGTTGCAGAGTCTGTTTCGAAATCCATTAGCTTCACCATCGATTCTCGGCGTGTCGTCCGGCGCCTCGCTCGGCGCCGTCATTGCCATCTTTCTTGGGCTGGCGGCCTCTAGCGTCTGGGCGCTGCCGCTGTTCTCCTTCGTCGGCGCGGGGCTGACGCTGGCCGTGGTGTACCGCATCGCCACCGCCGGCGGGCACACGCCGATGGGCACGCTGCTGCTCGCTGGCATTGCCGTCGGTGCTTTCAACGTCGCTATGATCTCCCTGGTGCTCGCACTGGCCCTACAGCATTGGGAGGTCGGGAAGTCCATCGTGTATTGGACGATGGGGGGACTCGATGGGCGCGGTTGGCATCACGTGCTCCTGCTCCTGCCCGTCTTTCTCGCGAGCAGCGCCGCTATCGTTTGCTACCAGCGCGATCTCGACATCCTCCTGGTGGGTCAAGTGCACGCGAGTGCCGTTGGCGTCGATGTGTCGCGCGTGCGCCGAAATCTTCTTCTCGTGACCGCTGCCCTTACTGGTTGCGCCGTCTCGGTGGCTGGCGGTATCGGCTTTCTTGGGCTGGTGGTGCCTCACATCACACGTCTGCTGGTCGGCCCTCACCACCACCGCTTGCTGCCCGTGTCCGCGGCGTTGGGAGCATTGGTGCTGGTCGGTGCGGATCTGGTGATCCGCGGCGACGCTAGCTACGCGGTGGTGCCGCTCGGCGTTGTCACCTCCGCCATGGGGGCCCCCTTCTTCCTGTTCCTGCTGCTGCGCCAGCGTCAGCTGATGCGGGTCTAG
- a CDS encoding ABC transporter ATP-binding protein → MSRGTVQLSGVDFAYGERQVLTGLELNLAGHQTIGLIGPNGAGKSTLLRLLLGLLGPDAGGISMFGHPLASIRRRALARLVTLVPQDAELNYAFTAQEVVAMGRNPWLSRFQPPGARDVEIIREAMRNTDVLDLAERPVTQLSGGERQRVLIARAIAQQTPVVLLDEPTASLDICHQLEVLEFMHALADSGRLVVAAIHDLALASRYCDRLVLLAEGTVRADGPAAAVLTEENLLRYFNLRARVSAAAPGERGLVLSGLQPATARGGAAPTPAPAAEERAGAGASAGGS, encoded by the coding sequence GTGAGCCGGGGGACCGTACAGCTCTCCGGGGTCGACTTCGCCTATGGCGAGCGTCAGGTACTCACCGGGCTCGAGCTCAATCTGGCAGGGCACCAGACGATAGGGCTCATCGGCCCTAACGGTGCCGGAAAATCCACGCTACTCAGACTATTGCTGGGCCTTCTCGGGCCAGACGCGGGCGGCATCTCGATGTTCGGCCACCCGCTTGCGTCGATCCGCCGGCGCGCGTTGGCGCGCCTAGTCACCCTCGTGCCACAGGACGCGGAGCTGAACTACGCCTTCACAGCGCAGGAAGTGGTGGCGATGGGGCGCAATCCCTGGCTGTCACGCTTCCAGCCGCCAGGGGCGCGCGACGTCGAGATCATCCGCGAGGCGATGCGCAACACCGACGTGCTGGACCTCGCCGAACGCCCCGTTACCCAACTCTCCGGCGGCGAGCGCCAGCGCGTGCTCATCGCCCGCGCCATCGCTCAGCAGACCCCTGTAGTGCTGCTGGACGAACCTACCGCCAGTCTCGACATCTGCCACCAGCTCGAGGTGCTCGAGTTCATGCACGCGCTGGCGGACAGCGGACGCCTGGTCGTTGCCGCGATTCACGATCTCGCGCTCGCTTCGCGCTACTGCGACCGCCTTGTGCTGCTCGCCGAAGGGACCGTGCGGGCGGACGGACCGGCAGCTGCGGTGCTCACTGAAGAGAACTTGCTGCGCTACTTCAACCTACGTGCGCGCGTCAGCGCTGCCGCGCCGGGCGAACGTGGGTTGGTACTCTCGGGGCTCCAGCCGGCGACGGCGCGGGGCGGCGCAGCGCCGACACCGGCGCCAGCCGCAGAGGAGCGGGCTGGCGCCGGTGCGTCGGCGGGCGGCAGCTGA